One region of Populus trichocarpa isolate Nisqually-1 chromosome 4, P.trichocarpa_v4.1, whole genome shotgun sequence genomic DNA includes:
- the LOC7476316 gene encoding U-box domain-containing protein 17: MATAAIFSSLRRRRSPSLEVFLAPVDFTDVGLVQTLVSLSTELVSSFSGKSLFFQRKNSRSLIRKIEIFVVLLEYLRDSGAGSALSSPTFACFKELYLLLYRSKILLDYCVRSSKLWLLLQNHSISGHFHDLNQEISTLLDVFPLDDVELSEDVREQIDLMQTQSRRTRLLIDKDEEALRVRLFSFLDEFENGRIPGLAELRLFFVEGLGIKDAKSCITEIEFLEEQIVSHEGDIEPTTSVLNGFVAIARYCRFLLYGFGENEVELQIGNQKKRRKGLIAQEIAETFITIPKDFFCPISLDLMRDPVIISTGQTYDRSSISRWMDEGHCTCPKTGQILMNTRLVPNRALRNLIVQWCTAHGIPYDPPENTDSSVEAFAATMPSKAAIEANRATATLLIHQLANGSQGAKTVAARGIRLLAKTGRENRAFIAEAGAIPYLCELLSSTNSVAQENSVTAILNLSIYEKNKSRIMDEKGCLGSIVEVLRFGLTTEARENAAAALFSLSAVHDYKKRIADEEGAVEALAGLLRKGTPRGKKDAVTALFNLSTHTENCVRMIEAGAIAALVGALGKEGVAEEAAGALALIVRQPIGAKAVGGEEMAVAGLIGMMRCGTPRGKENAVAALLELCRSGGTDATEKVLKAPALAGLLQSLLFTGTKRARRKAASLARVFQRCGNYPLQFGGLGAGYAFAGNSAANRDPSFVSEVSVPVSISVSVL, from the coding sequence ATGGCTACTGCCGCTATATTTTCTTCTCTAAGGCGGCGACGATCGCCGTCTTTAGAGGTTTTCTTGGCACCGGTTGATTTTACCGACGTGGGGCTTGTACAGACTCTTGTATCATTGTCAACAGAGCTGGTGTCTTCTTTCTCAGGGAAGTCACTCTTCTTTCAAAGAAAGAATTCTCGTTCTTTAATTCGTAAAATTGAAatctttgttgttttattgGAGTATCTGAGGGACTCTGGGGCTGGTTCTGCTTTATCTTCTCCCACATTTGCTTGTTTTAAAGAGCTTTATTTGTTGCTGTACCGCTCAAAAATATTGCTTGATTATTGTGTGCGATCCAGCAAATTATGGTTGTTGCTTCAAAACCATTCGATTTCGGGGCATTTTCATGATTTGAATCAGGAAATATCTACCCTTTTGGATGTTTTTCCATTGGATGATGTTGAACTGAGTGAGGATGTTAGGGAACAGATTGATCTTATGCAAACACAATCAAGGAGAACGAGGTTATTGATTGATAAGGATGAGGAGGCTTTGAGAGTCAGGTTGTTTTCGTTTCTTGATGAGTTTGAGAATGGAAGGATTCCTGGTCTGGCGGAGTTGAGGTTGTTTTTCGTGGAGGGTTTGGGGATTAAAGATGCCAAGAGTTGTATAACAGAAATTGAGTTCTTGGAGGAGCAAATTGTTAGTCACGAGGGAGATATTGAGCCCACAACTTCGGTGCTTAATGGGTTTGTCGCAATTGCTCGGTATTGTAGGTTTTTGCTTTATGGGTTTGGGGAAAACGAGGTGGAGTTGCAAATTGGGAATCAGAAGAAGCGGAGAAAAGGGTTGATTGCTCAAGAGATTGCAGAAACTTTTATTACAATACCCAAGGATTTTTTCTGTCCGATATCGTTGGATTTGATGCGAGATCCGGTGATAATTTCAACTGGGCAGACTTATGATCGGAGTTCAATATCTAGGTGGATGGACGAAGGGCACTGTACTTGCCCCAAGACGGGGCAGATACTCATGAACACTCGCCTTGTTCCAAATCGGGCTTTGAGGAATCTGATCGTGCAATGGTGTACTGCTCATGGAATCCCTTATGACCCTCCAGAGAATACAGACTCATCTGTGGAGGCTTTTGCAGCGACTATGCCTTCCAAAGCTGCAATTGAAGCCAACAGAGCTACAGCAACGCTTCTAATTCATCAGCTGGCAAATGGTTCGCAAGGTGCAAAGACTGTGGCTGCTCGTGGGATACGTTTGTTAGCAAAAACTGGAAGAGAAAACCGTGCTTTCATTGCAGAAGCTGGTGCGATTCCCTACCTTTGTGAACTGCTGTCTTCTACAAACTCTGTTGCACAAGAGAATTCTGTAACAGCAATACTTAATTTATCCAtttatgaaaagaataaaagccGAATTATGGATGAAAAAGGTTGTCTGGGTTCGATTGTTGAAGTATTGAGGTTTGGACTCACAACAGAGGCAAGGGAAAATGCAGCAGCGGCATTGTTTAGCCTGTCAGCTGTTCATGACTACAAGAAGAGAATAGCAGATGAGGAAGGGGCAGTTGAAGCCTTAGCTGGCCTATTGAGAAAAGGGACACCACGTGGGAAGAAGGACGCTGTCACAGCTTTATTCAATCTGTCAACTCATACAGAAAATTGTGTGAGAATGATAGAAGCAGGTGCAATTGCAGCACTAGTCGGGGCTTTGGGAAAGGAAGGGGTTGCAGAGGAAGCAGCCGGTGCATTGGCTTTGATTGTGAGGCAACCAATTGGGGCTAAAGCAGTGGGGGGAGAGGAAATGGCCGTGGCAGGGCTAATAGGAATGATGCGTTGTGGAACAccaagaggaaaagaaaatgctGTTGCTGCACTGCTTGAGTTATGCCGGAGTGGCGGGACAGATGCAACTGAGAAAGTGCTCAAGGCACCGGCATTGGCGGGTTTGCTTCAGAGTCTGCTGTTCACAGGCACAAAGCGGGCAAGAAGGAAGGCAGCATCACTTGCCAGAGTGTTTCAGAGGTGTGGGAATTATCCATTGCAGTTTGGCGGATTAGGTGCCGGATATGCATTCGCTGGAAACTCAGCTGCAAATAGGGATCCGAGTTTTGTCAGCGAAGTGTCAGTGCCTGTGTCCATATCAGTGTCAGTTTTATAG